A single region of the Nicotiana sylvestris chromosome 6, ASM39365v2, whole genome shotgun sequence genome encodes:
- the LOC104211089 gene encoding uncharacterized protein: MKEFEFHTKCKGMKLNHLCFADDLLLFYKGNYQSAMLMLRGLQAFSNASGLTTNAGKSNIFSANTVKQELEDLCETTGYKKGALPFRYLGVPFAATKLSAMDCENIAQKADNLWVKWVDHVYMKGVQWKQYKPLVECSWYWRRICSIKDKVKDGYKGNDWQKGGGKYTIQEGYKWMKGEMEDWPWARWIWSNVNIPKHSIICWLAVRQRLLTRERLEKVGVCTETRCEICGESKETIQHLFFECKFSNECLKLLLKWLGKGIQEPDIENVWKKLTRNVKGKMSRKFITATISALIYKIRMVRNKAVWNNKVMHPELICKQIKQECKIKLKMQNIRKEGRNSRNWLEQLYVTD, encoded by the exons ATGAAGGAGTTTGAATTTCACACAAAATGCAAAGGAATGAAGCTTAATCATCTTTGTTTTGCTGATGACCTACTGCTGTTTTATAAAGGTAACTATCAGTCAGCAATGTTGATGCTAAGGGGTCTACAAGCTTTCTCAAATGCTTCAGGATTGACAACAAATGCAGGCAAGTCAAACATATTTAGTGCAAATACGGTAAAGCAAGAGTTGGAAGACTTGTGTGAGACTACTGGGTACAAGAAAGGAGCATTACCATTTAGGTATTTGGGGGTTCCATTTGCAGCAACAAAGTTATCTGCTATGGATTGTGAG AATATTGCTCAAAAGGCTGACAACTTATGGGTCAAATGGGTGGATCATGTATATATGAAAGGAGTTCAATGGAAGCAGTATAAGCCACTAGTAGAATGTAGCTGGTACTGGAGAAGAATATGCAGTATAAAAGATAAAGTAAAAGATGGATATAAGGGGAATGATTGGCAAAAGGGAGGGGGAAAATACACAATACAAGAAGGATACAAATGGATGAAAGGGGAGATGGAAGACTGGCCGTGGGCTAGATGGATATGGAGTAATGTAAACATCCCTAAACATAGCATAATATGCTGGTTAGCAGTTCGACAGAGACTGCTGACAAGAGAAAGACTAGAAAAGGTAGGTGTATGCACAGAGACAAGATGTGAAATATGTGGAGAAAGCAAGGAAACAATACAACACCTCTTCTTTGAATGCAAGTTTTCGAATGAATGTTTGAAGCTGCTGTTGAAATGGTTAGGCAAGGGAATTCAAGAACCAGATATCGAAAATGTATGGAAGAAATTGACGAGGAATGTGAAAGGTAAAATGAGCAGAAAGTTTATTACAGCAACAATATCGGCACTGATATACAAAATACGGATGGTTCGAAATAAGGCAGTATGGAACAATAAGGTGATGCATCCAGAGTTGATATGCAAGCAGATCAAGCAGGAATGCAAAATCAAATTGAAGATGCAGAATATAAGGAAAGAAGGCAGAAACAGTAGGAACTGGCTAGAACAATTGTATGTAACAGATTAG